Proteins co-encoded in one Cricetulus griseus strain 17A/GY chromosome 1 unlocalized genomic scaffold, alternate assembly CriGri-PICRH-1.0 chr1_1, whole genome shotgun sequence genomic window:
- the LOC113832366 gene encoding LOW QUALITY PROTEIN: 7-methylguanosine phosphate-specific 5'-nucleotidase-like (The sequence of the model RefSeq protein was modified relative to this genomic sequence to represent the inferred CDS: inserted 2 bases in 1 codon), translating into MKAPGRVQEIVGALRRGGGDRLQVISDFDMTLSRFAYNGQRCPSSHXLTALFHHYYPIEIDPHQTIKEKLPHMVQWWSKAHNLLCQQRIQKFQIAQVVGESTAMLREGYKMFFDTLYQNNIPLFIFSAGIGDILEEIIRQMKVFHPNIHIVSNYMDFSEDGFLQGFKGQLIHTYNKNSSVCENSGYFQQLQGKTNILLLGDSMGDLTMADGVPGVQNILKIGFLNDKVEERRERYMDSYDIVLEKDETLDVVNGLLQHILSQGDYMELQGS; encoded by the exons ATGAAGGCACCCGGGCGGGTGCAGGAAATCGTGGGCGCCCTTCGCAGGGGCGGAGGAGATCGCCTGCAGGTGATTTCTGATTTTGACATGACCTTGAGCAGATTTGCTTACAATGGACAGCGATGCCCCTCTTCCCA ACTCACAGCGCTCTTTCACCACTATTATCCCATTGAGATCGACCCTCACCAGACCATCAAAGAGAAGTTGCCTCATATGGTACAGTGGTGGTCCAAAGCCCACAATCTCCTGTGCCAGCAGAGGATACAGAAATTCCAGATAGCGCAAGTGGTTGGAGAGTCCACTGCGATGCTCAGGGAGGGATATAAGATGTTCTTTGACACACTCTACCAAAACAACATTCCTCTTTTCATCTTTTCGGCGGGCATTGGCGATATCCTGGAAGAAATTATCCGACAGATGAAAGTGttccaccccaacatccacatTGTGTCTAACTACATGGACTTCAGTGAGGATGGTTTCCTGCAAGGCTTCAAAGGCCAGCTTATCCACACCTACAACAAGAATAGCTCCGTGTGTGAGAACTCTGGTTACTTCCAGCAACTTCAGGGCAAAACCAACATCCTCCTGCTTGGAGACTCCATGGGGGACCTCACTATGGCTGATGGGGTCCCTGGGGTGCAGAACATTCTCAAGATTGGCTTCCTAAATGACAAGGTGGAGGAGCGGCGGGAGCGCTACATGGATTCCTATgacattgtgctggagaaggacGAGACGCTGGACGTGGTCAATGGGCTGCTGCAGCACATCCTGAGCCAGGGCGACTACATGGAGCTCCAGGGCTCCTAA